A region of the Geomonas subterranea genome:
GGCGCTTTTACCGTCCTGCTGGATTTTGCTGAGCCTGACCTACGCGCGGGAGCTCCCGGAGCGGGGACTTTCGTTGAAGAGCCGGTTACTGGTCGGGATCAGCGCGCTTCTGGTACTGGTTCCCCTGTTGCTGCCGGCGGCTTCCTTCTACTACGCTCCTGACTTCCCGGCCGAGGCGGTGCTGTTTCTGGCCGACGCCGGCTACTACTTCTACGTGGCGATCCTGTTGCTGCTGGTGGTGGCGCTAATCAACTTCGAGTCCACGCTGGTGAACGCCTCCTCGGAAGCCCTGTGGCGGGTGAAGCTCGATATCGTCGCGCTCTGCTCCATGCTCGCCGTGCTCGCGTTCTACTACTCGAGCGCCCTGCTGTACCGCTCGCTCAACATGGAGCTTGCGCCGCTGCGCTCCCTGCTCTTCATCATCGCCTCGCTGATGTTGCTCTATGCCCGTTCCCACTGGCGCGGCAGCGCCCGTGTCAAGGTCTCGCAGGCGGTCCTGCTGAAATCCGTGGTCATAGTGGTGATCTCCGCCTACCTGGTCATGCTGGGCGCGCTCGGCGAGGCGATGAAGTACTTCGGGCCGCTGTTCCCGCGGGTGCTCACCCTGTCACTGGGGTTCATAGCCGGCATCCTGCTGCTGCTTCTGCTCCTCTCCGACCGGGCCAAGCGGGAACTGAAGGTGCTGCTACACAAGCACTTCTACCAGAGTAAATACGATTACCGGGCGCAGTGGCTTGGGTTGACCGAGAGGCTGTCGACCTTCGAAGGGGGGGATGACCTGGTCCACAGGGTGCTCCTCGCCTACTGCGAGATCTTCGGAGTGCACGGAGCGGCGCTGTATCAGCACCAGCAAGGGTGCGGCTGGTACTGCGTCGCCTCTGCCCTCGAACTGGAGCCGCTTCGGGAGACCATCAACGACGACAACCCGATCCTGACCTCCCTGCGGGAGAGGCAGTGGGTCTTTTGCAGCGGTGACCCCAACCATGAGCTCACCCCGCACGAATGGCTCTTCCTCGAACGCTACGGGATCTCCTTCGTGGTTCCCCTCTTCGAGGGGGAGGCGCTCTCCGGATTCATCGTGCTGGGGGCCCAGGTGGTGCCCGACGAGCAGTACCGCTACGAAGACTTCGATCTGATGAAGACCATCGCGCGTCAGGTGTCGGTTGCCATGCAGCATCAGCGCCTCTCCGAGCAGCTGACCCAGTCCAAGGCGATGGAGGCGGTGGGGAGCCTGGCGACCTTCGTGGTGCACGACCTGAAGAACCTTGCGGCCACCATCTCGCTGGTGCTCGAGAACGCCCGGGAGCACATCGATAACCCGGAGTTTCAGCAGGACATGCTGAGCAGCCTCGGCAACACCACGAAGAAGATGCACCACCTGATCGGCCGGCTGCGCAACCTGGGCGAGAGCGAACTCCTGCAGAGGCGCCCGGTCGATCTGCTGGCGCTCACCGGGGATTGCGCGGCGATGGTGCAGGGAAGGACCATTTCGGTGCAGGGTGACCAGCAGGTAGTGCTGGGGGACAGGGAGGAGCTGCAAAAGGTGCTTTTGAACCTCTTGCTGAACGCGGTGGAGGCTTCACCCCCCGGGGCATCCATAACCGTGGAAGTCGGCTGCAACGGCACCCCGTTCGTCAAGGTGGCGGACCGCGGCTGCGGCATGTCCCCGCGCTTTATCAGGAACGATCTGTTCGTGCCGTTTCGCACCTCAAAGCCGACCGGGCTCGGCATCGGACTGTACCAGTCGCGCCAGATCGTCACGGCCCACGGCGGCAGTATCGAAGTCTCCAGCGTGGAAGGGGAGGGGACCGTGTTCACCGTCCACCTCCCGGTCGCGGCGGAGGAACCGGCGGCCGGCGCCATCGAGGCCGCATGAAGGAGGAGCAGGTGAGAAAGCTTCTGATTGTCGATGACAATGAGGATATCAGGCAACAACTGAAGTGGGGGCTGAACCAGGAGTACCAGGTGCTTCTGGCGGCCGATGCCCGCGAAGCCCTTTCCCTTTTCAGGAGCGAGCGCCCTGCGGTCGTGGTGCTCGACCTGGGGCTCCCCCCGTACCCGGACAGCTCGGTCGAGGGATTCCGCTGCCTGGACGAGATGCTGGGGGTGAACCCGGTGACCAAGGTCATCATGCTGACCGGCAACAACGAAAGGGAAAACGCGCTCAAGGCGATGCGCATGGGCGCCTTCGACTTTTACGCGAAGCCCCCCGTGTTGTCCGAACTGAAGGTGATGATCGGGCGCGCCTTCCACATCGCCAACATCGAGGAGCAAAACAGCGTGATCTCCCCCTGCGGGGAGGCGGAAGAGCAGTGGGGTATGGTTGGGAAGTGCGCCGAGATGCAGGCTGTCTTCACCACCATCCGCAAGGTCGCCGCCTCCAACGCCCCCATCCTGATCCTCGGCGAGAGCGGTACCGGCAAGGAGCTTGTGGCGGCCGCCATTCACGAGGCGAGCCAGCGCCGCACGGGGCCGATGGTGGCGATCAACTGCGGCGCCATCCCGGAGAATCTCCTGGAGAGCGAGCTCTTCGGGCACGAGAAGGGAGCCTTCACCGGCGCTCACACCGCCGTGCGCGGGAAGCTGCAGTACGCCCACAAGGGGACCCTTTTCCTCGACGAGATTGGTGAACTCCCGGTGAACCTGCAGGTGAAGCTGCTGCGTTTTCTCCAGGAAGGGACCATCCAGCGGGTCGGCGGGCGGGAGGAGATCCCCATCGACGCGCGCACCACCTGCGCCACCAACATCGACATCCCGAAGGCGATCGAGGAGGGACGGTTCCGCGAGGACCTCTACTACCGGATAGGCGTGGTCACCGTCAAGCTCCCCCCCCTTAGGTCGCGCGGCGACGACGTCCTCCTGCTGGCGGAAACCTTCCTGAGGCTCTTTTGCAAGGAGAGCAAGAAGAAGGTGCGGCTGTCGCCCGCTGCCATTGCCTTCCTGAAACGGCACGACTGGCCCGGGAACGTGCGCGAATTGAGAAACCGCATCCAGCGCGCCGTCATCATGTGCGACGGTTCCAGCATCGGCCCGCTCGATCTTGGTTGCGACTTCGAGCCTCCGCCGATGCCGTCCCACAACAATGACAACCTCTCGCTCAGGGAAGCGCGCGAACGGATGGAGCGGGAGATGATACTGAACGCCATAGAACGGCAATCGGGCAACATCCTGAAGGCCGCCGAGGAACTGGGCGTCAGCCGCCCCACGCTCTACGACCTGATGAAGAAGCTTTCCATACACCAGTAGCCCCGTTCAAGGTTCTATGACCTGAGTGAGTGAAACGCGAAAAGGGCCGGCATGTTATCTGCCGGCCCTTTTCGCGTGGTGAGAAGGTATGAACTACAGGCCCGGGGGGGGCGGGGGCGGGGTCCAGGCCGCGGGCCTTGGGAGCGCGGCGCCAAAGGGATTTTCCTCGCAGGCCGGGCAGGTGATGGTGCCGCTTCCAAAACAGACGCTGCAATCCGATTCCCAGATGTCCAGCACCGGGACATAGTACCGGTTACCCGTACCGCCGCACTCCGGGCAGGTCACGATCTTTTTGTCTCTACAGTCCTTACAGATTGCCATGGTACAACTCCTTCCGTGCTGCGGCACGTTGTGACTTATTGAGTAGGAGTTGTGCAGTATAGAACAGGATTGATTCCTGTCAATTAAAAATAATAAATATTTATGCACCGGGGGGACGCGTCCGTACCTGCGTCCCCGCCGGTTTCACGGATTTCAGAAGCGCTCGAAGTCATTGTGGTCCAGCCTCAGTGCCACACCCTTGTCTATTGCCGCCTGTGTGGAACGTGATGTGGTGGTTCCCTTGGCGGCCGTGCCGGCATACGTCATGGGTGCCGCGTCGCGGCGCCCTTGCCGCTTCCCCCCCTCCGACGCCCGACCCGCGGGGACACCGCTGTCCCGGACCTGGAAGAAGGAGACCGTGTTCTGCAACTGGGCCGCCTGGGAGGACAACTCCTCGGCGGTGGACGCCATCTCCTCGGCCACCGTCGCGTTCTTCTGGATCACCTGGTCCAGCACCTGTATGGCCTGGTTGATCTGCTGGGCGCCGCCGTCCTGCTCTTTGCTCGCGGCGCTGATCTCCTGGACCAGTTCCGCCGTTCTCTGGATGTTGGGCAGTATTTCGCCAAGGAGTGCTTCCGCCTTTTCGGCGATCTCGACACTGGAGGTGGAGAGGGTGGAAATCTCACCTGCCGCCTTCTGGCTCCGCTCGGCGAGCTTGCGCACCTCGGCCGCGACCACGGCAAACCCCTTGCCGTGTTCCCCGGCACGCGCCGCCTCTATGGCGGCGTTGAGCGCGAGCATGTTGGTCTGCCGCGCGATCTCCTCGACGATGGAGATCTTTCCGGCGATCTCCTTCATGGCCGCGAGCGTCCCGGCGACGGCCTTCCCCCCTTCCTGCGCGTCGGCCGCCGACTTCACCGCGATCTTTTCGGTCTGCATCGCGTTGTCCGCCGTCTGCCTGATGTTGGCGCTCATCTCCTCCATGGAGCTGGACGCCTGCTCGGCCGAGGCCGCCTGCTCGGTGGCGCCCTGTGAGGTGTTCTCCGCGTTCTCTGCCAGTTCCTTGCTCCCAAGCGTCACGTTGTCCGCCGCCTGCTTCACGTCGAGGACCACGTCCGAGAGCTTTCGCACCATGGCGGCAAGGTCCTTCAGCAATTCGTCCTTCTCGGAGCGGGGCGTGACCTCCACGCTCAGGTTGCCGTCGGCGATTTCCTTGGTGATGCCGATGACGCCGTCCATGGCGAGTTTCACGCTCTTCAAGCTGTCGTTGATGCGCATGAAGTCGGAGTGGGTATCCCTGGTATGCTGGTCCGGCTGCGCGATCGCGAAGTCGAGGTCAAGGTCCCCCTGCGAAAGGAGGTGGAGGTTCACGGCCATCCTTTCGATCTCCGTCTTGGTATAGTCGCGGTTCCTGATGATCGCCGTCAGGTCCTGGACCACCTCGACGTAGCCGATCTTCTCCCCCTTGCGGTTCATGAGGTACGTCGTGTCCTGCTTGCACCCGGAGCCGCACCAGTCGAAGTAGCTCTCCGGCACCCCTCTGTGCAGTTGCTTTATCCCGCACCCCTCGGTGTTGCAGATGTTGGCGGCGGCGTTGCTGCAGGGAAGCCCCAACGCCGTCACC
Encoded here:
- a CDS encoding methyl-accepting chemotaxis protein; the protein is MEKNTQTVETVTRDFEQERDRLVEKNDWFRAIIDAVPFPVHVTDNDMNWTFMNKPFETLLIREGRIKDRDSAVGHACSNAAANICNNEGCGIKQLHKGVNESFFTWCGSECKQDTAYLVNRNGERIGYVETVTDLTAIIRNRDYTQAEVERMAGNLTKLALGNLDLDLKVADADQHTEVARDNFVKINDSLSRVKDAVGAMIVDTETLVNAALAGNFQTRSDASKHQGEYRAIVDGVNRTLDVVVQKNDWYEAIIDAVPFPIHVTDNDMNWTFLNKPFEALLVKEGRIRDRVTALGLPCSNAAANICNTEGCGIKQLHRGVPESYFDWCGSGCKQDTTYLMNRKGEKIGYVEVVQDLTAIIRNRDYTKTEIERMAVNLHLLSQGDLDLDFAIAQPDQHTRDTHSDFMRINDSLKSVKLAMDGVIGITKEIADGNLSVEVTPRSEKDELLKDLAAMVRKLSDVVLDVKQAADNVTLGSKELAENAENTSQGATEQAASAEQASSSMEEMSANIRQTADNAMQTEKIAVKSAADAQEGGKAVAGTLAAMKEIAGKISIVEEIARQTNMLALNAAIEAARAGEHGKGFAVVAAEVRKLAERSQKAAGEISTLSTSSVEIAEKAEALLGEILPNIQRTAELVQEISAASKEQDGGAQQINQAIQVLDQVIQKNATVAEEMASTAEELSSQAAQLQNTVSFFQVRDSGVPAGRASEGGKRQGRRDAAPMTYAGTAAKGTTTSRSTQAAIDKGVALRLDHNDFERF
- the prsR gene encoding PEP-CTERM-box response regulator transcription factor is translated as MRKLLIVDDNEDIRQQLKWGLNQEYQVLLAADAREALSLFRSERPAVVVLDLGLPPYPDSSVEGFRCLDEMLGVNPVTKVIMLTGNNERENALKAMRMGAFDFYAKPPVLSELKVMIGRAFHIANIEEQNSVISPCGEAEEQWGMVGKCAEMQAVFTTIRKVAASNAPILILGESGTGKELVAAAIHEASQRRTGPMVAINCGAIPENLLESELFGHEKGAFTGAHTAVRGKLQYAHKGTLFLDEIGELPVNLQVKLLRFLQEGTIQRVGGREEIPIDARTTCATNIDIPKAIEEGRFREDLYYRIGVVTVKLPPLRSRGDDVLLLAETFLRLFCKESKKKVRLSPAAIAFLKRHDWPGNVRELRNRIQRAVIMCDGSSIGPLDLGCDFEPPPMPSHNNDNLSLREARERMEREMILNAIERQSGNILKAAEELGVSRPTLYDLMKKLSIHQ
- the prsK gene encoding XrtA/PEP-CTERM system histidine kinase PrsK — its product is MSLTLISVFLLLASVLRIVLLERRSGAYSYLAVPFFAIAVLELFDFFALGNSRAEIDWKRCALFVEALLPSCWILLSLTYARELPERGLSLKSRLLVGISALLVLVPLLLPAASFYYAPDFPAEAVLFLADAGYYFYVAILLLLVVALINFESTLVNASSEALWRVKLDIVALCSMLAVLAFYYSSALLYRSLNMELAPLRSLLFIIASLMLLYARSHWRGSARVKVSQAVLLKSVVIVVISAYLVMLGALGEAMKYFGPLFPRVLTLSLGFIAGILLLLLLLSDRAKRELKVLLHKHFYQSKYDYRAQWLGLTERLSTFEGGDDLVHRVLLAYCEIFGVHGAALYQHQQGCGWYCVASALELEPLRETINDDNPILTSLRERQWVFCSGDPNHELTPHEWLFLERYGISFVVPLFEGEALSGFIVLGAQVVPDEQYRYEDFDLMKTIARQVSVAMQHQRLSEQLTQSKAMEAVGSLATFVVHDLKNLAATISLVLENAREHIDNPEFQQDMLSSLGNTTKKMHHLIGRLRNLGESELLQRRPVDLLALTGDCAAMVQGRTISVQGDQQVVLGDREELQKVLLNLLLNAVEASPPGASITVEVGCNGTPFVKVADRGCGMSPRFIRNDLFVPFRTSKPTGLGIGLYQSRQIVTAHGGSIEVSSVEGEGTVFTVHLPVAAEEPAAGAIEAA